In Brachypodium distachyon strain Bd21 chromosome 2, Brachypodium_distachyon_v3.0, whole genome shotgun sequence, one genomic interval encodes:
- the LOC104583078 gene encoding uncharacterized protein LOC104583078 isoform X1 encodes MEMKEGNPGPGMEVATAFLETNLGTGLAVSFPARATTVADLKRMVSDEHATSFPSIGQITVESFKVRRRGTLYHLTDSMLVQAAFHGIKGTWYLQVDAVPHCTPAVVAAHKDAKCATDDTDTGMLHHVLCSTQRNAAIDGCMPLLPQDAASQGGGNLALADTPSMKQHFDVHVSPCASKETPLVPATSLSNHSSVQGDGYAMPGENSDPDVAAQEDDDPVRRQQIQEPRGKKHFREENQNHQSIADNCVGGLTSLVCSRQDDQNKRGHLLKDEHSEQYPKSKKNCARVNGFLNEVDVISVGTKDVAVHSSDDEIPKNEGALDNSQNHGKGLDFLGRKEEAVQTRPADELESSVELCGHGSKSVTNDTEPISENPALCFSVNENDSTTSTEKHADVGVTREKVVEQQGHLDNSTEGSVEKHDGSTKRCDTVSVTAGLFDLFTPKYALSEETVNSTLKRYHNGEVCNSGSRKKGTDLPPYVGTLKEVTNSLEREAMVHKGDGKDGERSSKGTDLPPCAESMKENKSPNLTCTAGDGTTVERIQSEDSLQSDQRKFSILEAIESDLVKPCQNAGKCPEGTPKKEGTKVPLDYVTDKSDPHGWCNIPDTPKTPVTNDLKESRDVEATSTDGTEQEEWGHRRRQRIGVRKVRMSRAMKMYGFSPI; translated from the exons ATGGAAATGAAAGAGGGGAATCCCGGGCCTGGGATGGAGGTGGCCACGGCCTTCCTGGAGACGAACCTCGGCACCGGCCTCGCCGTCTCCTTCCCCGCCCGCGCCACCACCGTCGCCGACCTCAAGC GAATGGTAAGCGACGAACATGCCACATCTTTCCCCTCCATTGGCCAAATCACCGTCGAATCCTTCAAG GTTAGACGCAGAGGTACTCTGTATCATCTCACGGATTCCATGCTTGTGCAAGCTGCTTTTCATGGGATCAAGGGAACCTGGTACCTCCAGGTTGATGCTGTGCCTCACTGCACCcctgctgttgttgctgctcaCAAGGATGCTAAATGTGCCACCGATGATACTGATACAGGCATGCTGCATCATGTGCTCTGTAGTACTCAAAGGAATGCTGCCATCGACGGCTGCATGCCGCTTCTTCCCCAGGATGCCGCGTCTCAGGGCGGTGGCAATCTTGCCTTAGCTGACACTCCCTCAATGAAGCAACATTTTGATGTGCATGTCTCCCCGTGTGCTTCAAAAGAAACTCCTTTGGTTCCTGCCACTTCCTTGAGCAACCACAGCAGTGTACAAGGCGACGGTTATGCCATGCCTGGGGAAAATTCAGATCCTGATGTAGCAGCACAAGAGGATGATGATCCTGTTAGGAGGCAACAAATCCAGGAACCAAGAGGGAAGAAGCATTTCAGAGAGGAAAATCAGAACCATCAAAGTATTGCTGACAACTGCGTTGGTGGTCTCACCTCCCTTGTTTGCTCCAGACAAGATGACCAAAACAAGCGCGGACATCTCCTCAAAGACGAGCACTCTGAACAGTATCCAAagtcgaaaaaaaattgtgcgcGCGTGAATGGCTTTTTGAATGAAGTGGATGTAATTTCTGTAGGTACAAAGGATGTTGCTGTGCACTCTTCTGATGATGAGATACCTAAGAATGAAGGTGCTTTGGACAACTCACAAAATCATGGTAAAGGACTGGATTTTCTTGGAAGGAAAGAGGAGGCAGTACAGACCAGGCCAGCAGATGAACTTGAATCATCAGTGGAATTGTGTGGTCATGGGAGCAAGTCTGTTACAAATGATACAGAGCCAATTTCTGAAAACCCAGCTCTCTGCTTCTCAGTTAATGAGAATGACTCCACCACTTCCACGGAAAAACATGCTGATGTAGGAGTGACACGGGAGAAAGTGGTTGAGCAACAAGGTCACCTCGACAACAGTACTGAGGGATCCGTGGAGAAGCATGATGGATCGACTAAGAGATGTGATACTGTCTCTGTTACTGCAGGTTTGTTTGACCTTTTCACTCCTAAGTATGCATTGTCAGAGGAAACAGTTAACAGTACTCTGAAAAGATATCATAACGGCGAGGTGTGCAACAGTGGAAGCCGCAAGAAAGGAACAGATCTACCACCTTATGTTGGGACATTGAAAGAAGTTACTAATTCTTTAGAAAGAGAAGCCATGGTACACAAAGGTGATGGAAAGGATGGCGAGAGAAGCAGCAAAGGAACTGATCTTCCACCTTGTGCTGAGTCCATGAAAGAAAATAAGTCTCCAAACTTGACATGCACAGCCGGGGATGGAACCACTGTAGAAAGAATACAATCGGAAGACTCGTTACAAAGTGATCAGCGCAAATTCAGTATTCTAGAGGCTATAGAAAGTGATCTGGTAAAACCCTGTCAAAATGCTGGAAAATGTCCAGAGGGTACACCTAAAAAGGAAGGAACTAAAGTACCATTGGATTATGTAACCGACAAGAGTGATCCACATGGTTGGTGTAATATACCTGATACCCCTAAGACCCCAGTTACCAATGATCTCAAGGAATCGAGGGATGTAGAGGCCACATCAACTGACGGCACAGAGCAGGAGGAATGGGGCCATAGAAGGCGGCAGAGGATTGGAGTTCGTAAAGTACGAATGAGTAGGGCAATGAAGATGTATGGCTTCAG CCCTATTTGA
- the LOC104583078 gene encoding uncharacterized protein LOC104583078 isoform X2, giving the protein MEMKEGNPGPGMEVATAFLETNLGTGLAVSFPARATTVADLKRMVSDEHATSFPSIGQITVESFKVRRRGTLYHLTDSMLVQAAFHGIKGTWYLQVDAVPHCTPAVVAAHKDAKCATDDTDTGMLHHVLCSTQRNAAIDGCMPLLPQDAASQGGGNLALADTPSMKQHFDVHVSPCASKETPLVPATSLSNHSSVQGDGYAMPGENSDPDVAAQEDDDPVRRQQIQEPRGKKHFREENQNHQSIADNCVGGLTSLVCSRQDDQNKRGHLLKDEHSEQYPKSKKNCARVNGFLNEVDVISVGTKDVAVHSSDDEIPKNEGALDNSQNHGKGLDFLGRKEEAVQTRPADELESSVELCGHGSKSVTNDTEPISENPALCFSVNENDSTTSTEKHADVGVTREKVVEQQGHLDNSTEGSVEKHDGSTKRCDTVSVTAGLFDLFTPKYALSEETVNSTLKRYHNGEVCNSGSRKKGTDLPPYVGTLKEVTNSLEREAMVHKGDGKDGERSSKGTDLPPCAESMKENKSPNLTCTAGDGTTVERIQSEDSLQSDQRKFSILEAIESDLVKPCQNAGKCPEGTPKKEGTKVPLDYVTDKSDPHGWCNIPDTPKTPVTNDLKESRDVEATSTDGTEQEEWGHRRRQRIGVRKVRMSRAMKMYGFR; this is encoded by the exons ATGGAAATGAAAGAGGGGAATCCCGGGCCTGGGATGGAGGTGGCCACGGCCTTCCTGGAGACGAACCTCGGCACCGGCCTCGCCGTCTCCTTCCCCGCCCGCGCCACCACCGTCGCCGACCTCAAGC GAATGGTAAGCGACGAACATGCCACATCTTTCCCCTCCATTGGCCAAATCACCGTCGAATCCTTCAAG GTTAGACGCAGAGGTACTCTGTATCATCTCACGGATTCCATGCTTGTGCAAGCTGCTTTTCATGGGATCAAGGGAACCTGGTACCTCCAGGTTGATGCTGTGCCTCACTGCACCcctgctgttgttgctgctcaCAAGGATGCTAAATGTGCCACCGATGATACTGATACAGGCATGCTGCATCATGTGCTCTGTAGTACTCAAAGGAATGCTGCCATCGACGGCTGCATGCCGCTTCTTCCCCAGGATGCCGCGTCTCAGGGCGGTGGCAATCTTGCCTTAGCTGACACTCCCTCAATGAAGCAACATTTTGATGTGCATGTCTCCCCGTGTGCTTCAAAAGAAACTCCTTTGGTTCCTGCCACTTCCTTGAGCAACCACAGCAGTGTACAAGGCGACGGTTATGCCATGCCTGGGGAAAATTCAGATCCTGATGTAGCAGCACAAGAGGATGATGATCCTGTTAGGAGGCAACAAATCCAGGAACCAAGAGGGAAGAAGCATTTCAGAGAGGAAAATCAGAACCATCAAAGTATTGCTGACAACTGCGTTGGTGGTCTCACCTCCCTTGTTTGCTCCAGACAAGATGACCAAAACAAGCGCGGACATCTCCTCAAAGACGAGCACTCTGAACAGTATCCAAagtcgaaaaaaaattgtgcgcGCGTGAATGGCTTTTTGAATGAAGTGGATGTAATTTCTGTAGGTACAAAGGATGTTGCTGTGCACTCTTCTGATGATGAGATACCTAAGAATGAAGGTGCTTTGGACAACTCACAAAATCATGGTAAAGGACTGGATTTTCTTGGAAGGAAAGAGGAGGCAGTACAGACCAGGCCAGCAGATGAACTTGAATCATCAGTGGAATTGTGTGGTCATGGGAGCAAGTCTGTTACAAATGATACAGAGCCAATTTCTGAAAACCCAGCTCTCTGCTTCTCAGTTAATGAGAATGACTCCACCACTTCCACGGAAAAACATGCTGATGTAGGAGTGACACGGGAGAAAGTGGTTGAGCAACAAGGTCACCTCGACAACAGTACTGAGGGATCCGTGGAGAAGCATGATGGATCGACTAAGAGATGTGATACTGTCTCTGTTACTGCAGGTTTGTTTGACCTTTTCACTCCTAAGTATGCATTGTCAGAGGAAACAGTTAACAGTACTCTGAAAAGATATCATAACGGCGAGGTGTGCAACAGTGGAAGCCGCAAGAAAGGAACAGATCTACCACCTTATGTTGGGACATTGAAAGAAGTTACTAATTCTTTAGAAAGAGAAGCCATGGTACACAAAGGTGATGGAAAGGATGGCGAGAGAAGCAGCAAAGGAACTGATCTTCCACCTTGTGCTGAGTCCATGAAAGAAAATAAGTCTCCAAACTTGACATGCACAGCCGGGGATGGAACCACTGTAGAAAGAATACAATCGGAAGACTCGTTACAAAGTGATCAGCGCAAATTCAGTATTCTAGAGGCTATAGAAAGTGATCTGGTAAAACCCTGTCAAAATGCTGGAAAATGTCCAGAGGGTACACCTAAAAAGGAAGGAACTAAAGTACCATTGGATTATGTAACCGACAAGAGTGATCCACATGGTTGGTGTAATATACCTGATACCCCTAAGACCCCAGTTACCAATGATCTCAAGGAATCGAGGGATGTAGAGGCCACATCAACTGACGGCACAGAGCAGGAGGAATGGGGCCATAGAAGGCGGCAGAGGATTGGAGTTCGTAAAGTACGAATGAGTAGGGCAATGAAGATGTATGGCTTCAG GTGA
- the LOC100842536 gene encoding uncharacterized protein LOC100842536 produces the protein MIGGGGGAAEEHDEEDQAAATTRTPPSSPSPPTIVPASSPHGLGRRLLGSLIRGIGPSSSPPPSPVPKVGLSLLLHLKPNPNTKSPPPPRHHTPSSSSDHHPTQPAAAPGELLAAQGLLHLALDPKHSCSTRKLTDQGTAACQLGAADAVALPEDRDQPLVDEQESVVHSHRQGGPARDANTVVDPSGTDTSAAPQGEETPVQEQDKLAPHQQQQDTCTWDGNAAEYKEEVVEQGVTDAHTAIKDDVAQDCQEKVLQQCSGEQLRATRGDQELVVVEQDATDQSDETTHDISVENQEEVEWCTAHDDAVEDQEAVGQDAMDKRCERTDGIAAKDQEEALEQWATYELQTTENEDAKDDEQDVVEQGVVHGGVATMDSVAVRDHEVVLQTVTDEMCTAMDDTAVENQEKVGEQCTAFELGITENDDVVDELSRATDGENLVVQEKDKLVAIGKQDIFSDGNGPGYLEEVLVVIDRQSTLKDVQEKVLQQCTTSDQLGATRDDQEGLKQTDETTYDIAVQNQERVEWHTAQDDTVEDQEVVEQDAIDQRGESIDAIAVKDQEKAVEQCPTYEFGTTENDDAKDYQKVVEQSVIDKGGATMDDTAINHQEEAVEKCVTYEGTTRNDDVNTEQEVVEQGIIDEEGPTMDDIAVKDHEVVVQSVIGMRASIDNSVVENQGKELEQCTTYHLGTTEIDDVVESQEVADQGVVNEGGSTMEDNALKDHEVVEQSIIDGMRAATDDIAVEDQEKVLEQCAVDESRAPMDEYTVGEKEKVVEQGVTNKQGAMNMDVAVKDQEKVMKQGVIGNHGTVPIDDIAVTDGEKAVGQFVSGAIITSKDEEEHNTARNQGVIDGNGRTKDDIDVEEHVITDKCTTASDGIALEDQKNESELCISDEHIASKDVVAVYIQGDVLEQRIGDEQGATKFTVEKQNDVQERVCHEWGATEDDLVMNAAASEGISGISSSQSVSVTVNGSDGGIWKEKVKLCVNYPQRPGKLNCPSYMSKGSCSNGLSCHFNHPSLKAKPDVSWFPSEQDNHGVAEILELNRVGLPIREGARNCVYYMRNGACRYGKRCHFNHPEHVIDAHFSSPTGWEDASPASRHMKYSNHATLDDTSYSKKSFEGATLDDTAHLKKSPEGATSDDTTHLKKSPEDATSDDTSYSKRSFDHATLDDKLSSSEVLPANILRMLLPPQKVPPSTERKVMKVKKSSNWSSTSDDSDGCCSADSSDGPLCKQEHVDYPERPGRSDGPLYKQEHVDYSERPHKRECPFIKRFGDCKFESLCKYQHSKDRYPSRYHRKDPSQGGEVVEYPTRPGEPECPFYMKNRYCKFGAHCNFDHPKDLNPTTYSPTNEKKSVAGSDHHASTRITLKDPAPQQQQYPERPGQPDCRYYMQFGKCKYLFACIFHHPKDRLPSGWHPSDPAQSDQYDTWQPTNASRIENFCQQEQIGAEIHGMPECPFYMKTGKCQFGSACEFRHLKDTRSTTEVEEHAMYPERPGEPECSHYMKHGYCNFQMNCKFHHPGDRLCKKPVDSTYH, from the exons atgatcggaggaggcggtggtgccgCCGAGGAGCACGACGAGGAGGAtcaagccgccgccaccacccgcACCCCGCCTTCGTCTCCCTCGCCACCCACGATCGTGCCCGCTTCTTCGCCTCACGGCCTCGGGAGGAGGCTGCTCGGCTCCCTCATCCGCGGCATcggcccctcctcctcgcccccgCCTTCGCCTGTCCCCAAGGTCGGCCTCAGCTTGCTGCTCCATCTCAAGCCCAACCCCAACACCAAaagccctcctcctcctcgccaccatacaccctcctcctcctccgaccaCCACCCAACTCAGCCGGCTGCGGCCCCAGGCGAGTTGCTGGCTGCCCAAGGGCTGCTGCACTTGGCCCTGGACCCAAAACACAGCTGCAGCACACGCAAGCTCACCGATCAAGGCACAGCAGCCTGTCAACTGGGAGCAGCCGATGCTGTTGCCCTGCCGGAAGATCGGGACCAGCCCCTGGTGGATGAGCAGGAAAGCGTCGTCCACAGCCACAGGCAAGGTGGTCCAGCCAGGGACGCCAATACTGTGGTGGATCCATCTGGAACTGACACATCAGCAGCACCACAAGGTGAGGAGACCCCTGTACAGGAACAGGACAAGCTGGCGCCACATCAACAGCAACAGGATACGTGTACCTGGGATGGAAATGCTGCGGAATACAAGGAGGAGGTAGTGGAGCAAGGTGTCACTGATGCGCACACTGCAATCAAGGATGATGTCGCTCAAGATTGTCAAGAGAAGGTGCTGCAGCAGTGCTCCGGTGAACAGTTGAGAGCCACCAGGGGTGATCAggagctggtggtggtggagcaaGACGCCACCGACCAATCAGATGAAACCACACATGACATTTCTGTTGAGAATCAAGAGGAGGTGGAGTGGTGCACCGCTCACGATGATGCTGTGGAAGACCAGGAGGCGGTGGGGCAAGATGCCATGGACAAAAGATGCGAACGCACAGATGGTATTGCTGCCAAGGATCAAGAGGAGGCATTGGAGCAATGGGCCACTTATGAACTGCAAACAACTGAGAATGAAGATGCTAAGGATGATGAACAGGATGTGGTGGAGCAAGGTGTTGTCCATGGAGGGGTTGCAACCATGGATAGTGTTGCTGTCAGAGATCACGAGGTGGTGCTGCAAACTGTCACTGATGAAATGTGCACTGCCATGGATGACACTGCTGTCGAGAATCAAGAGAAGGTAGGGGAGCAATGCACCGCTTTTGAATTGGGAATCACCGAAAATGATGATGTTGTGGATGAACTATCAAGAGCAACCGACGGTGAGAACCTTGTAGTACAAGAAAAGGACAAGTTGGTGGCCATCGGCAAACAAGATATCTTCTCAGATGGAAATGGTCCGGGATACCTTGAGGAGGTATTGGTTGTCATTGACCGACAAAGCACACTCAAGGATGTTCAAGAGAAGGTGCTGCAGCAATGCACCACCAGTGATCAGTTGGGAGCTACCAGGGATGATCAGGAGGGTCTGAAGCAAACAGATGAAACCACATATGACATTGCTGTTCAGAATCAAGAGAGGGTGGAGTGGCACACTGCTCAGGATGATACTGTGGAAGatcaggaggtggtggagcaAGATGCCATCGACCAAAGGGGCGAAAGCATAGATGCCATTGCCGTCAAGGATCAAGAGAAGGCTGTGGAGCAATGTCCCACTTATGAATTTGGAACAACTGAGAATGATGATGCTAAGGATTACCAGAAGGTGGTGGAGCAAAGTGTCATCGACAAAGGGGGTGCAACCATGGATGATACTGCTATCAACCATCAAGAGGAGGCAGTAGAGAAATGTGTCACTTATGAGGGAACAACCAGGAATGATGATGTTAACACTGAACAGGAGGTGGTTGAGCAAGGTATCATCGACGAAGAGGGTCCAACCATGGATGATATTGCTGTCAAGGATCACGAGGTGGTGGTGCAAAGTGTCATTGGAATGCGTGCTAGCATAGATAACAGTGTTGTCGAAAATCAAGGGAAGGAATTGGAGCAATGCACCACCTATCACTTGGGAACAACCGAAATTGATGATGTTGTGGAAAGTCAGGAGGTGGCGGATCAAGGTGTTGTCAACGAAGGGGGTTCAACCATGGAAGATAATGCTCTCAAAGATCACGAGGTGGTGGAGCAAAGTATCATTGACGGAATGCGTGCTGCCACGGATGACATTGCTGTTGAAGATCAAGAAAAAGTGTTGGAGCAATGTGCAGTTGACGAATCAAGAGCACCTATGGATGAGTATACTGTTggagaaaaggagaaggtgGTGGAGCAAGGTGTCACCAACAAACAGGGTGCAATGAACATGGATGTTGCTGTGAAAGATCAGGAGAAGGTGATGAAGCAAGGAGTCATAGGCAATCATGGTACAGTGCCCATCGATGATATCGCGGTGACAGATGGGGAGAAGGCAGTGGGACAATTTGTGAGTGGTGCAATTATAACAAgcaaggatgaggaggaacATAACACGGCGAGGAACCAAGGTGTCATCGACGGAAATGGCAGAACCAAGGATGATATTGATGTGGAGGAACATGTCATCACTGATAAATGCACTACAGCAAGTGATGGTATTGCTCTGGAAGATCAGAAGAATGAGTCTGAGCTATGCATCAGTGATGAACATATCGCAAGCAAGGATGTGGTTGCTGTTTACATTCAGGGGGACGTGTTGGAGCAAAGGATCGGCGATGAACAAGGAGCAACGAAGTTTACTGTTGAAAAGCAAAATGATGTACAGGAACGTGTCTGTCATGAATGGGGTGCGACCGAGGATGATCTTGTTATGAATGCGGCAGCTTCTGAAGGTATTAGTGGAATTTCATCTTCTCAATCGGTTTCTGTCACGGTAAATGGAAGTGATGGGGGTATATGGAAGGAGAAGGTTAAGCTCTGTGTTAATTATCCACAAAGGCCTGGGAAACTGAACTGTCCTTCTTACATGTCAAAAGGGAGCTGCTCAAACGGGTTATCATGCCACTTCAATCATCCATCG CTTAAAGCCAAGCCAGATGTTTCCTGGTTTCCCTCTGAACAAGATAACCATGGAGTTGCAGAAATTTTGGAACTGAACCGTGTCGGCCTCCCAATTCGAGAA GGAGCAAGAAATTGTGTCTATTATATGCGGAATGGTGCTTGCAGATATGGCAAAAGATGCCATTTTAATCATCCAGAGCACGTCATTGATGCTCACTTCTCTTCGCCAACAGGGTGGGAGGATGCTTCGCCGGCTTCACGGCACATGAAATATTCTAACCATGCAACCTTAGATGACACATCATACTCAAAGAAGTCTTTTGAGGGGGCAACCTTGGATGACACAGCACACTTGAAGAAATCTCCTGAGGGTGCAACCTCAGATGACACAACACACTTGAAGAAATCTCCTGAGGATGCAACCTCAGATGACACATCATACTCAAAGAGGTCTTTTGACCACGCAACCTTGGATGACAAATTATCTAGCTCAGAGGTCCTGCCAGCAAACATACTAAGAATGCTTTTACCTCCCCAAAAAGTACCTCCTAGTACAGAAAGAAAGGTGATGAAGGTGAAAAAG AGTTCAAATTGGTCATCTACTTCAGATGATTCCGATGGGTGCTGTTCAGCAGATAGTTCAGATGGACCTTTGTGCAAGCAGGAGCATGTGGACTACCCTGAGAGGCCTGGCAGATCAGATGGCCCTTTGTACAAGCAGGAGCATGTGGATTACTCCGAAAGGCCTCACAAGCGAGAATGTCCCTTCATTAAGAGATTTGGTGATTGTAAATTTGAATCATTGTGCAAATATCAGCACTCGAAAGACAGATACCCAAGTAGATACCATCGGAAAGATCCATCGCAGGGAGGAGAAGTGGTAGAATATCCCACGAGACCTGGTGAACCAGAATGCCCCTTCTATATGAAGAACAGGTATTGTAAATTTGGGGCACATTGTAATTTTGATCACCCAAAGGATTTAAATCCAACCACTTATAGCccaacaaatgaaaaaaaatcagttgcCGGCAGTGATCATCATGCATCTACCAGAATCACACTAAAAGACCCTGCACCCCAACAACAGCAGTATCCTGAGAGGCCTGGTCAGCCAGACTGCCGGTATTACATGCAATTCGGGAAATGTAAATATCTATTTGCATGCATATTTCATCACCCAAAAGATAGACTTCCAAGTGGGTGgcatccctcggatccagctCAGTCTGATCAGTATGATACTTGGCAGCCCACAAATGCTAGCAGAATAGAGAACTTTTGCCAACAGGAGCAGATTGGAGCTGAAATACATGGCATGCCAGAATGCCCATTCTATATGAAAACTGGGAAATGCCAATTTGGGTCAGCATGTGAATTTCGTCATCTAAAAGATACACGATCAACTACAGAG GTAGAGGAACATGCAATGTATCCTGAAAGGCCTGGTGAACCTGAATGTTCCCACTATATGAAGCATGGCTATTGTAACTTTCAGATGAACTGCAAATTCCATCATCCAGGAGATCGGCTTTGTAAGAAACCG GTCGACTCGACATACCACTGA
- the LOC100843146 gene encoding reticulon-like protein B12: MIHPSNSITRKHKAFIARESSLRVSFLIHRFTSMDVAEFALDVVLWRGGKAPVSSCLLAATLCSWLLASASSSYSLLSLASNALLLLLALLFLWAKAARLLGRPPPPVPDLQPAADRLASLLRSALADAADAFNHIAGGSPSSNRLLARAFLALSLLSFLAGSPAFRYPAVVAALTLPPLYVRWDMDAYLRLASLNLYRYELLYQRFSLACFRTARDWIMLDDHEEEDDHRLLLLNKKQLMIHSYTS; this comes from the exons ATGATCCATCCTTCAAATTCAATCACTCGCAAACACAAAGCTTTTATCGCAAGAGAATCATCACTACGAGTTTCCTTCCTGATTCATCGCTTCACATCCATGGATGTCGCTGAATTCG CTCTGGACGTGGTGCTATGGCGGGGAGGCAAGGCCCCGGTGAGCTCGTGCCTGCTGGCGGCGACCCTCTGCTCATGGCTCCTCGcctccgcttcttcttcctacAGCCTGCTCTCCCTCGCATCCaacgcgctcctcctcctcctcgcgctgCTCTTCCTCTGGGCCAAGGCCGCGCGCCTCCTcggcaggccgccgccgccggtcccgGACCTGCAGCCAGCCGCCGACCgcctcgcctccctcctccgctcagccctcgccgacgccgccgacgccttCAACCACATCGCCGGCGGCTCCCCCTCTTCCAACCGCCTCCTCGCCCGCGCCTTCCtcgccctctccctcctctccttcctcgccGGCTCCCCCGCCTTCCGCTAccccgccgtcgtcgccgctcTCACCCTCCCGCCCTTGTACGTCAGGTGGGACATGGATGCCTACCTCCGCCTCGCCTCCCTCAACCTCTACAGGTACGAGCTGCTCTACCAGAGATTCTCCCTCGCGTGCTTCCGGACCGCCAGGGACTGGATCATGCTTGACGaccacgaggaagaagacgaccaccgcctgctgctgctcaacaAGAAACAATTGATGATACACTCCTACACTAGTTAG